In Papaver somniferum cultivar HN1 chromosome 1, ASM357369v1, whole genome shotgun sequence, a genomic segment contains:
- the LOC113331608 gene encoding uncharacterized protein LOC113331608, producing MNLPPPWNTVKFVGSCIGLVCLARPPYLTVRTFICNPITREYVRLPEINKYSDDAYWTCGYGYAASTNEYKVVAIMSTEFEEVFVYTLGSGKGWRNLGKFKIGESTYDWELGVFANGALYWKDIELGMITAFDLAEEKFFKKISPPPLPRDTHWHCHELRVLDGVLFFAMYLVVRDAEFFDIWLLKKKNDNQDKKQGKGSASKKNKKRKGNEHPSLGWSKEFRVKKSQLVSVTRSAGVLNYTDNCLNICNTKASTSKRLVDFKELACVSLPRQKSKLYCQLFQLVWLMLDSNVSEESCDAYMR from the coding sequence ATGAATTTACCCCCTCCATGGAATACTGTAAAATTTGTAGGCTCCTGTATTGGTTTGGTCTGTCTTGCCAGACCCCCATATTTAACTGTAAGAACTTTCATTTGCAACCCGATCACCAGAGAGTATGTTAGGCTTCCAGAAATTAACAAATATTCTGATGATGCTTATTGGACTTGCGGATATGGTTATGCTGCttcaaccaatgagtacaaggtcgTAGCAATAATGTCGACCGAGTTTGAAGAAGTTTTTGTATATACTCTAGGCAGTGGCAAAGGATGGAGGAACCTTGGAAAGTTCAAAATTGGAGAAAGCACATACGACTGGGAACTAGGTGTCTTTGCCAATGGAGCTCTTTATTGGAAGGATATCGAATTAGGAATGATAACAGCCTTCGATTTGGCCGAGGAaaagttttttaaaaaaatttcacCACCTCCTTTGCCACGAGACACTCATTGGCATTGTCATGAATTAAGGGTTTTGGACGGGGTTTTGTTTTTTGCTATGTATCTAGTTGTCAGAGACGCTGAATTTTTTGATATATGGTTGTTGAAAAAGAAGAAtgataatcaagataagaaacaagGGAAGGGAAGTGcttcaaagaaaaacaaaaagagaaaaggGAACGAACATCCGTCATTGGGTTGGAGTAAAGAGTTTAGGGTTAAGAAAAGCCAATTAGTATCCGTTACGAGGAGTGCCGGAGTTTTAAATTACACTGATAACTGCCTTAACATTTGCAACACAAAAGCTTCAACTTCGAAAAGGCTTGTGGATTTTAAGGAATTGGCTTGTGTCTCATTACCTCGTCAGAAGTCGAAATTATATTGCCAACTGTTCCAATTAGTGTGGCTTATGCTGGATAGTAATGTTTCAGAAGAATCTTGCGACGCCTATATGAGATAG